The DNA window ttcagacgaggattcttgggcgtggcactgagaaacaAGGACtttactacgtggatgagatagctcaacatggcaatgcgatgctggctcacggaaccacgaaacaagaaatttggctgtggcaccgaagactagggcACCCCTCTCCTGGTTACTTTAAACTTCTTTTTCCAAACATTTCTATTCCTACCGATTTTTCATGTGAaacatgtgttttggccaagagccatagACAGTCTTTTAAGCTTACCAACACCCGTATGAATTCTATTTTTTCCTTAAtacatgctgatgtgtggggccctgcacCAATTGTTGGTGGGGGCaattttcgatattttgtgctattcgtggatgattgcactagaatgacTTGGATATactttttgaaacataaatctgaagttGTGGAAAAATTTGTCTTATTCTATAAAATGATCCAAACCCAGTTTCACACCACTATCAAAACCCTTAGGTCCGATAATGGGAGGGAGTTTGTTAACAGTTCTATGGCCCAATTTTGTAAGGATAAGGGAATGATCCATCAAACATCCTGTGCCTAcacacccgaacaaaatggggtagccgagagAAAGAACAGAGTTATCCTTGAAATCACCCGGGCTCTCATGATCGAATCCAAGGTACCCAAACATTTCTGGCCTGAAGCTATAGCCACCTCTGTCTATCTCATGAACCGTCTCCCTACCaaaatcctcaacaaaaaaACCCCGCTCGATACCCTCTCCAAAATGACCAAAATTCCCCAACACCTGAACCTTTCACCTAAAGTCTTTGGGTGCACCGTTTATGTCCATATCCCGAAACACGAGAGAACCAAACTATCACCTTGTGCAACAAAATGTGCCTTTGTCGGGTATGGGATAAACCAGAAGGGATACCGATGTTTTGACCCTCTCACCAAAAAGGTCATTACTACCATGAACTGTAACTTCCTAGAAACCGAATTCTTTtaccacacccaccttagtagtcagggggagagtgatccagGTAGTTCACcagactatctaagttgggttgtgccactTCCAAACTCTTCGATTGAGGATCCAACAGAACCAGTTGTTATTGCCGCCGAGCAAGTCTCACCACAAGAGTCATCTCATCCGCCATCCCCGGATCCTCCTTCgatgatatccgaggtaattcctgaaCCCGATCCTAGTGAGAATACAGTTTCTCCTAACCCCTTGAGTCCAGATTTCCCCGAAGAAGATAATACGATTGACAGTGATACTGGAGGGTATGTTCTCCCTCATCGGACTACAAGAGGAATACCACCAAAGAGATACTCCCCTGAGAAGATTGGGAAGAAGAGCCGTTATGGAGTAGCAAATTTTGTGCAAGGGAATTTGGCTAAAATGGCACGAGCTTTCGAAGCCGCACTGtatgaggaagaggaaattCCACAATCGGCAGAGGAAGCAATGAAACATAAACATTGGAGGGATGCTATGCTTACTGAAATGAGGGCACTAATAAGGAACAATACATGGGTGAAAGGCAAGTTGCCTGAAGGAGTAAGGACAGTCGGgtgcagatgggtgttcactatAAAACATAGACCAGATGGCACGGTGGAAaggtacaaggccagacttGTGGCTAAAGGGTACACTCAAACCTATGGAATCGATTATGATGAAACATTTTCACCTGTGGCGAAAATTAATACTGTGAGGGTCTTGTTCTCAATCGCCGCCAACAAGGATTGGCCACTTCACCAGTTCGACGTGACTAATGCCTTCTTGCACGGGGAGCTACCAAAGCCAGTCTTCATGGAACCCCCACCAGGCTTTGCTAGTGAGTTCCAAGATGGAGAGGTGTGCCAACTGAAAAAGACATTATACGGGCTCAAGCAGTCTCCAAGGGCATGGTTCGGGAGATTCACGgaggtgatgaagaagtatggataTAAGCTGAGTAATTCCGATCACACATTGTTCATTAAGAAGAAATGAGGTAAAATTACGTGTCTAAtcatatatgtagatgacatgattatcactggaGATGATACAGAAGAAATGATCGAGCTAAGGAAGAACTTGTTCAAtgaattcgagatgaaggatctaggactCCTTAAATACTTCCTGGGGATAGAAGTGCTAAGATCGAAGAAGGGGATCTTCATAAATCAGAGAAAGTACGTCCTCGACCTATTGGCAGAAGTGGGAATGGTGGACTGTAAACCCGCGGACACTCCAATGGTCCAAAATCATGGGTTACAAATGAAGGAAAACGCAAGACTTGccgacagggggagatatcagaggTTGGTTGGAAAATTGATTTATCTATCAcacactaggccagatattgctTATGCTGTGGGTGTTgtaagtcagtttatgcatgcaccacaagAAGAGCACTGGGATGCAGCATTAAGAATCGTCCGATACTTAAAGGGGACGGCAGATCATGGACTTCTGTTTGAAAAACACGGGAACTTGGAGATACATGGGTTTACTGATGCggattgggcaggaaatccgAATGATAGGAAGTCAACCGCAGGATACTTCACCTTTATTGGAGGTAATCTtgtgacatggagaagtaagaaacagaaggtggtaGCACTCTCTAGCGCGGAGGCAGAGTTTCGCGGAATCAAAAGTGGATTGACCGAACTACTATGGCTAAGGAGGATTATGAAAGAATTGGGCCTGGACTCATCGAAGACCTGCAAATTGTTTTGCGATAACAAGGCAGCCATCAGCATTTCTGAGAACCCGGTTCAGcatgatcgaaccaaacatgttgaagttgacagacacttcataaaggagaacATTGAAGCAAAGATAGTGGAGATGCCATTTGTCAAGTCCGAAGATCAGTTGGCGGACATCCTTACAAAGGCAGTGAACTCGAAACTATTTCGGGAAGTATTGTGCAAGTTGAGCATCGGTAACCCCGtcgcttaacttgagggggagtgttggagaagATTGCACCGAATCAGGGAAAAGATATACGAGAATCAATATTTACCAAGTATAGGAGATTTGGAATCAatgtaattatgttaattaGGTTTACCATATAGATGAGTCCTTAGCCCTATATATTGACGCTATGTGTATAATGTAAATTCATTCAGAAATAATATATCGATTCTACCGATACTTTAACACTTTATAAAGGGAGACATAATAGATAATTGTCAAATGTCAAGACATTTAAATATTGCTTGTTACTAGGGTTGGCAAAGCCAGAAGTTGACTCCGCACGTGTTTATATAccgaaatagtaaaatactatTGTTTGTCTATATAAAGTTGGCAAACCGCATAACAATAACTAGTATTAGTATTAAAAAGTGTAGAATTCAATGAAATTGGACTTTGAGAATATGACATAATTGTTTCGattaatttataacaaaatGTAGTTATATAGTTCCGTTTGGGCATTACAATAACATTATTACAAAATCCATGTAAATGTTAATTTGGAAATACATTATTTTTGCATTTGGAGAGTTTACTCCATCAGTTGATAGGAGAAATTAGGGATGCGTATGGGTATGAGTATGAGTCGGGGTTGGAGTATCTTGAtctttaaatgatttttttgagtatatatattgtaaaatttcatttaaaacatAAGAATGTCACTACATATCATATCGTATAATTTTTATGTAGACAATAGAATTTTTCAGTATTGCATTTAACAGAAAATTCAGGTATAAATGAATTTGCCTGACCAAATGTTTGACACTGTATAATTAAGTAAAGGAACACAAAAGTCTGGCAGTATTATCATTATCAAATATATAATCAAGTTCCAATTACATGTGATGATATATATGtgtatacacacacacacacactttgGAGGGCAAAGCAAGTTTGCGGCTTCACTCTATGGTCTATACCAGTTGATAAATACAAGCATTCACGGTCGGAGAAGCCGAACTTGAGACCTTTCAATCAAGACACTGATCATTTAGGTTTTGACATGCGCAAAGTTCCAGCTTCCTCCTTCATATTAAATGATGTACACATGCAGCAAAAATGACTAGCTAGGGTTGGCAAACCTTGATTCTGTATGTactgacaaaaaaaaaagagagtagAAATCAATAGTTTGGACTTTCAGAATATGACATAATTGCTTCAGTTAATTCATCATAATGCAGTTCTAGTATGATTTGCATAGTTTCGTTTTTGAATAAAAACTATACAAAACAATAATACTACGAAAACCCTTAATTGGTAGTTGGTACTAAGATTCACGTGATTATATTTAATACACATAAATCACAATTCTGGTACAATAAATTGTAAACACGCCGAAGCAATTGAAATTTGAATGACTAAAACCACAAATTAGAACGTGTAGTACTACTC is part of the Salvia splendens isolate huo1 chromosome 22, SspV2, whole genome shotgun sequence genome and encodes:
- the LOC121786879 gene encoding uncharacterized mitochondrial protein AtMg00810-like, producing MIITGDDTEEMIELRKNLFNEFEMKDLGLLKYFLGIEVLRSKKGIFINQRKYVLDLLAEVGMVDCKPADTPMVQNHGLQMKENARLADRGRYQRLVGKLIYLSHTRPDIAYAVGVVSQFMHAPQEEHWDAALRIVRYLKGTADHGLLFEKHGNLEIHGFTDADWAGNPNDRKSTAGYFTFIGGNLVTWRSKKQKVVALSSAEAEFRGIKSGLTELLWLRRIMKELGLDSSKTCKLFCDNKAAISISENPENIEAKIVEMPFVKSEDQLADILTKAVNSKLFREVLCKLSIGNPVA